In Vibrio gallicus, a single window of DNA contains:
- the pstB gene encoding phosphate ABC transporter ATP-binding protein PstB, producing MNKFNIENLDLFYGENRALKAINLPIPQRQVTALIGPSGCGKSTLLRCLNRMNDLIEGVKITGLVEMDSQDIYGNIDIADLRIKVGMVFQKPNPFPMSIYENVAYGLRAQGIKDKKHIDEVVERSLRGAALWDEVKDRLKSHAFGLSGGQQQRLCIARTIAMEPDVILMDEPTSALDPIATHKIEELMEDLKKDYTIVIVTHSMQQARRISDRTAFFLMGELVEHNETQVIFSNPRDDRTQGYVNGDFG from the coding sequence ATGAACAAATTCAATATCGAAAATTTAGACCTTTTTTATGGCGAAAACCGCGCACTTAAGGCAATCAATCTACCGATTCCACAGCGTCAAGTTACGGCGTTAATTGGTCCTTCTGGTTGTGGTAAGTCAACGCTATTGCGTTGCTTAAATCGCATGAACGACCTGATTGAAGGTGTAAAAATCACCGGTCTAGTTGAGATGGATAGCCAAGATATATACGGCAATATTGATATTGCTGATCTGCGTATTAAGGTGGGTATGGTTTTTCAAAAGCCCAATCCATTTCCAATGAGCATTTACGAGAACGTAGCCTACGGTTTACGAGCACAAGGTATCAAAGATAAGAAACACATCGATGAGGTTGTAGAGCGTTCTTTGCGCGGTGCTGCGTTATGGGATGAGGTAAAAGATCGCCTTAAATCACACGCTTTCGGCCTATCGGGTGGACAGCAGCAGCGATTATGTATTGCGCGTACTATTGCCATGGAACCAGATGTTATCTTAATGGACGAGCCAACCTCAGCGCTTGATCCTATCGCAACACATAAAATCGAAGAATTGATGGAAGACCTAAAAAAGGACTACACCATAGTGATTGTGACGCACTCAATGCAACAGGCTCGTCGTATTTCTGACCGCACGGCTTTTTTCTTAATGGGTGAATTAGTTGAGCATAATGAAACTCAAGTAATATTCAGTAATCCGAGAGATGACCGCACTCAAGGCTATGTGAATGGCGATTTCGGCTAA
- a CDS encoding restriction endonuclease subunit S: MSDFEKELQDMADNVADQLEEQLPTIDEQKRIAAELKKLEEAGELTPEVLEKYFGKFNNKTDAPIH, encoded by the coding sequence ATGAGTGATTTTGAAAAAGAACTGCAGGACATGGCTGACAACGTTGCAGACCAACTTGAAGAGCAACTTCCTACTATTGATGAGCAAAAACGCATAGCGGCGGAGCTCAAAAAGCTTGAGGAAGCAGGTGAGTTAACGCCTGAAGTGTTAGAGAAGTACTTCGGTAAGTTCAATAATAAAACCGATGCGCCAATTCACTAA
- a CDS encoding helix-turn-helix transcriptional regulator yields MSLSYACGYVVTRSDEFASAATAILRQHFTSIKFSHANNVRDCFCPNASLSTRSIYIIDVATSGNPIRVGINPAHERGDWLAVNVDEEGFQLGDWILSGFSGVVMRRHCLEHIASAVEAVESGELWYSRRDLSKLAKAYLANEFDPHIAADDFALSHALTPKEKNICLMLLKGLNNPQIAETVNVSVNTVKTHASSVMKKINVHSRAELIARAVAQSTNSPKNHPLNGS; encoded by the coding sequence ATGTCGCTATCTTATGCGTGCGGTTATGTCGTTACACGCTCTGATGAATTTGCCAGTGCAGCAACGGCTATTTTAAGACAGCACTTCACTTCTATTAAATTCTCACACGCCAACAATGTGAGAGACTGTTTTTGTCCTAATGCTTCATTATCAACACGAAGTATCTATATTATTGACGTTGCTACCAGTGGTAATCCAATCAGAGTTGGCATCAATCCAGCACATGAACGAGGGGATTGGCTGGCGGTTAATGTAGATGAAGAAGGATTCCAGTTAGGCGATTGGATCTTGAGTGGTTTTTCTGGGGTTGTGATGCGCCGGCATTGTCTTGAGCACATTGCAAGCGCGGTAGAAGCTGTAGAAAGTGGTGAGCTTTGGTACTCACGAAGAGATCTCAGTAAGCTTGCTAAAGCCTATCTTGCCAATGAATTTGATCCGCATATTGCAGCTGATGATTTTGCTTTATCGCATGCGCTTACCCCAAAAGAGAAGAATATCTGTTTAATGCTATTAAAGGGCCTAAATAACCCGCAAATAGCTGAAACCGTTAATGTAAGTGTCAATACGGTGAAAACACATGCTTCTAGTGTCATGAAAAAAATTAACGTGCACTCTAGGGCAGAGCTTATTGCTAGAGCGGTAGCGCAATCGACAAATTCACCCAAAAATCACCCGCTAAATGGTAGCTAA
- a CDS encoding spore coat U domain-containing protein: protein MKQVFFAAILGLALFGLIIPDADAGKRHKHRMCNSYDTPPGDDQGDDPGGVMCDISDDIIITGIVPCECELTIDFDNTLGTNVFASELNHTDLGLGSVSAYCNTVDGFKVTMSSANGGMARNGGGAPSLPYTLNVGSYVFDPAVAFEETIDQVNATDFENAALELNVDASDALEGTYSDTVTIEVAGVI from the coding sequence ATGAAACAGGTATTTTTTGCAGCTATCTTGGGGTTAGCCTTGTTTGGGCTAATTATACCGGACGCAGATGCGGGGAAACGGCATAAACACCGCATGTGTAATAGCTATGATACTCCACCAGGTGATGATCAGGGAGACGATCCAGGTGGCGTGATGTGTGATATCAGCGATGACATCATAATTACAGGGATTGTGCCGTGTGAATGCGAGTTGACTATTGATTTTGATAATACTTTAGGCACAAACGTATTTGCAAGTGAACTTAACCACACAGATCTAGGGCTCGGTTCCGTATCTGCCTATTGTAATACTGTGGATGGCTTTAAAGTTACCATGAGTTCTGCAAATGGTGGTATGGCTCGTAATGGTGGTGGGGCGCCCTCCCTTCCATATACTTTAAACGTGGGTAGCTATGTGTTTGACCCAGCGGTAGCGTTTGAAGAGACGATTGATCAGGTGAATGCAACAGATTTTGAAAATGCAGCGCTTGAGTTAAATGTCGACGCATCAGATGCTTTAGAAGGGACTTATTCTGATACGGTCACAATTGAAGTAGCCGGTGTGATATAA
- a CDS encoding fimbrial biogenesis chaperone, which yields MRGLIVFLSVGVLWAIQAWAYQVTPMYLEMEYVGRKAQSSYQVTNNTSQPVMLDVLVHKVSIDPETNQEISTAADEDFLILPPQAMVAPNTIRRFRVRYLGEGQVDSTQTYRVMFEQLQTNDGNETASQVKFLFNFSTVVFVSPTQDKCTRTLNAQVDSPNIVLVNKGNCVINIGQARLTFAVGDEETESTWSGLELENSSNYLIPKVTKKYVLPKELQGSRLVDINLN from the coding sequence ATGAGGGGTTTAATTGTTTTTTTGTCGGTTGGAGTATTGTGGGCAATACAGGCATGGGCTTATCAAGTTACTCCTATGTATTTGGAGATGGAATATGTGGGGCGTAAGGCTCAATCGAGTTATCAGGTAACGAATAACACCAGTCAGCCAGTTATGCTGGATGTTCTTGTGCATAAAGTGTCAATAGACCCTGAAACCAATCAAGAAATAAGTACCGCAGCGGATGAAGACTTTTTGATTTTGCCGCCACAAGCTATGGTAGCGCCGAATACGATCCGTCGTTTCAGGGTTCGCTATTTGGGTGAAGGGCAGGTAGATAGCACTCAAACCTACAGGGTGATGTTTGAGCAACTGCAAACCAACGATGGCAACGAGACTGCGTCTCAGGTCAAATTCCTATTTAATTTCTCGACTGTAGTTTTTGTCTCACCTACACAAGATAAGTGTACCCGAACCCTAAATGCACAGGTAGATTCCCCCAATATTGTATTGGTGAATAAAGGCAATTGCGTGATTAACATTGGGCAAGCACGCCTTACTTTTGCTGTCGGTGATGAAGAAACAGAGTCTACTTGGAGTGGGTTGGAGCTGGAAAATAGCTCTAACTACCTCATACCTAAAGTGACCAAAAAATATGTACTTCCTAAGGAGTTGCAAGGCTCTAGGCTTGTAGATATCAATCTAAATTAG
- a CDS encoding fimbria/pilus outer membrane usher protein, with product MIRLLSTLLCIFFFSWVYANQWTFPVPLYRGQTQISEINIVTDGERLIGISATELHERLKNYLAPDVNESLLRFGNKVVSQQELQDMGIELTFDNLDLSLTLSLEKDRAKRNEYSFDIPYEKPIYSESGFFAWHNIFNLTASYVDSEQDTQQTDWRFEWVASSNFGGYQGLNIDGALYVAPENLADDSDNIQVYRGDVRAFVDRPDYPMRFSVGDINPFVTGHLPSVPLGGVAMERLWNRLQPTRNIQSGGSQEVYLVESATVSVYVNDTFYGDLRLPPGRYDIDDLPLRQGNNDIRLEIRYQSGRREEITYSQFFNTRLLRQGYSDYGIYAGVVSNVADREYIYDEQQYVVQSYVDYGLTDAFTVGINGIYHPLGQIAGMSLGLGTGFANIGLRASALHYQEQQVDSPYYGAIVSLDYASSVWGNLGYNAPNFRVGVEGFTDYRATPWSAAPLETGGRALLDYTYRMTSYLSLNSYVEYDMLTFPEQNELFAQLELQVGYQDFELTIGADYLQNKGAFEFEETTYYFIVEWDWYSDSGEYEALAQYFSRGNVARTAFSKYSSNSVGSYGYQLLGEYGDEAQLYEARADYIGNRFSAEVDVNRVVDNQDIFTANTVSGRLSSGLTVVDSDVSWNRGYRGPAAIIKVHDSIQVPVNINEYEDQSPEASATSSLNNSTSLYGHSYSSFNVTIPEADIGYDYGSGYYQIVPGSNTGHVVTVGSDESKTVIGTLKLSNGDAVILRNGVVSGEGITRSIFTNKAGRFAIDRMKSGRYTVTIIGTPELTGDLIIEQTSDNLIYLQALTLREVSP from the coding sequence ATGATAAGGTTGCTAAGTACCTTACTATGTATCTTCTTTTTTAGCTGGGTATATGCCAACCAGTGGACCTTTCCAGTGCCTCTTTATCGAGGACAAACCCAGATATCTGAAATAAACATTGTGACCGATGGTGAGCGTTTGATAGGGATTAGCGCCACCGAATTGCATGAAAGATTAAAGAACTATCTGGCTCCTGATGTAAATGAGTCGCTATTACGTTTTGGAAATAAGGTTGTGAGCCAACAAGAACTGCAAGATATGGGGATTGAACTGACGTTCGATAACCTTGACCTTAGCTTGACATTGTCTCTGGAAAAAGACCGAGCTAAGCGCAATGAATACAGCTTTGATATTCCCTATGAAAAGCCGATTTATAGTGAGTCGGGATTTTTTGCGTGGCACAACATCTTTAATTTAACGGCGTCGTATGTCGATAGTGAGCAGGATACTCAACAAACGGATTGGCGTTTTGAATGGGTAGCGAGCAGTAATTTTGGGGGTTATCAAGGATTGAATATTGATGGTGCTTTGTATGTTGCCCCAGAAAATTTAGCGGATGATTCTGACAATATTCAAGTTTATCGTGGTGATGTGAGAGCATTTGTTGATAGGCCTGATTATCCAATGCGATTTAGTGTTGGTGATATTAATCCGTTTGTAACGGGGCACCTGCCTTCTGTGCCCTTAGGCGGTGTAGCAATGGAGCGTTTGTGGAACCGTTTGCAACCGACACGAAACATTCAATCTGGTGGTTCGCAAGAGGTCTATCTGGTTGAGAGTGCCACGGTTTCAGTCTACGTAAATGACACCTTTTATGGTGATTTGCGTCTTCCTCCTGGCCGCTACGATATCGATGACTTGCCCCTTCGTCAGGGAAATAACGACATACGTTTGGAAATTCGTTATCAATCAGGACGGCGTGAAGAAATAACGTATAGCCAGTTCTTTAATACCAGATTATTGCGTCAAGGGTACAGTGATTACGGTATATATGCTGGTGTGGTATCTAATGTGGCGGACCGAGAGTATATCTACGATGAGCAGCAATACGTGGTGCAGTCTTATGTTGACTACGGATTAACAGATGCTTTTACCGTCGGCATAAACGGTATATATCATCCGTTAGGTCAGATTGCAGGTATGAGCCTTGGACTGGGGACGGGGTTTGCCAATATCGGATTAAGAGCGAGCGCACTTCATTATCAAGAGCAGCAGGTCGATTCTCCCTATTATGGTGCGATTGTCTCACTCGACTATGCAAGTTCAGTATGGGGAAACCTTGGCTACAATGCCCCTAATTTTAGAGTCGGTGTAGAAGGCTTCACCGATTACAGGGCGACGCCATGGAGCGCAGCTCCTCTTGAAACTGGTGGTCGAGCATTGCTTGATTATACCTATCGAATGACGTCGTATTTGAGTTTAAATAGTTATGTGGAATATGACATGCTCACATTCCCTGAGCAGAATGAACTGTTTGCACAACTGGAACTACAAGTAGGGTATCAGGACTTCGAGCTCACTATAGGGGCTGATTATCTGCAAAACAAAGGAGCGTTTGAGTTTGAGGAGACAACTTATTACTTCATTGTTGAGTGGGATTGGTATTCAGATAGTGGAGAATATGAAGCGCTAGCCCAGTATTTTAGTCGTGGTAACGTCGCGCGTACTGCGTTTAGTAAATACAGTTCGAACTCGGTTGGTAGTTATGGTTATCAATTGCTAGGAGAGTATGGTGATGAGGCGCAACTCTATGAAGCAAGAGCCGATTATATTGGAAATCGCTTCTCTGCTGAGGTTGATGTCAATCGGGTTGTCGACAATCAAGATATATTTACCGCCAATACGGTATCAGGGCGTTTATCTAGTGGTTTGACCGTAGTAGATAGTGATGTTTCTTGGAATCGAGGCTATCGAGGCCCTGCGGCGATAATCAAGGTGCACGACTCTATACAAGTGCCAGTAAACATTAATGAGTACGAAGACCAATCTCCAGAAGCTAGCGCAACCTCTAGCTTAAATAATTCTACTTCCCTATACGGGCATTCATACAGTTCATTTAACGTGACGATTCCGGAAGCAGATATAGGTTATGACTATGGTTCTGGCTACTATCAGATAGTCCCCGGCTCAAATACTGGTCACGTTGTGACTGTCGGCTCTGATGAATCAAAGACCGTAATTGGGACATTGAAGTTGAGCAATGGTGACGCGGTTATATTGCGTAATGGCGTGGTCAGTGGTGAGGGGATCACGCGCAGTATATTCACTAACAAAGCGGGTCGATTTGCTATTGATCGCATGAAAAGTGGCCGCTATACAGTGACTATTATTGGTACGCCGGAATTAACGGGCGACTTAATTATTGAACAAACCAGTGATAATTTAATTTATCTGCAAGCATTAACCTTGCGCGAGGTATCACCATGA
- the malK gene encoding maltose/maltodextrin ABC transporter ATP-binding protein MalK produces the protein MTSVTLKNVYKSYGDVEISKNVNLEIHEGEFVVFVGPSGCGKSTLLRCIAGLEDITSGDLYIGDTRMNDVEPSKRGVGMVFQSYALYPHLNLYDNMSFGMKLAKADKQETQRRVEHAADILQLTHLLERQPKALSGGQRQRVAIGRTLVSQPNVFLLDEPLSNLDAALRVQMRSEITKLQRQLGCTMIYVTHDQVEAMTMADKIVVLDGGYVSQVGRPLELYHYPQNRFVAGFIGSPKMNFISVHAIEASSTHVRVELENKVSFDIPVDGTTVNVGDRMSLGIRPEHLLMSDSSEATIQGEVTIVEKLGQETQVYLSVESADTDINFRQPDTLEVEPGDHYTIGIDPKRCHLFHDDGRACRRLHQEVGAEIPQA, from the coding sequence ATGACAAGTGTCACGTTAAAAAACGTCTATAAATCCTACGGTGACGTCGAGATCTCAAAGAATGTAAACCTCGAAATTCATGAAGGCGAATTTGTTGTGTTCGTTGGCCCATCGGGTTGCGGTAAATCTACACTGTTACGCTGTATTGCAGGCTTAGAAGATATCACATCAGGTGACTTGTATATCGGCGATACGCGTATGAACGATGTAGAGCCATCCAAGCGTGGTGTGGGTATGGTATTCCAATCTTACGCCCTTTATCCTCATCTTAACTTATATGACAACATGTCATTTGGTATGAAACTGGCCAAAGCCGACAAGCAAGAGACTCAACGCCGCGTTGAACATGCCGCAGATATCCTACAACTGACCCACCTTCTAGAACGTCAGCCTAAGGCTCTATCTGGAGGTCAGCGTCAGCGTGTTGCTATCGGGCGTACTTTGGTATCACAACCGAATGTATTCCTGCTCGATGAACCTCTGTCAAACCTCGATGCCGCTTTGCGCGTACAGATGCGCAGTGAAATCACCAAGCTGCAACGTCAACTTGGCTGTACAATGATCTACGTAACCCACGATCAAGTGGAAGCGATGACAATGGCAGACAAGATTGTGGTTTTAGATGGTGGTTATGTTTCTCAAGTAGGCCGCCCTCTCGAGCTATATCACTATCCACAAAACCGCTTTGTGGCAGGTTTTATCGGTTCACCTAAGATGAATTTCATCAGTGTTCATGCCATTGAAGCCAGCTCTACCCATGTAAGAGTTGAGCTGGAAAACAAGGTCAGCTTTGATATCCCTGTTGACGGTACAACGGTTAATGTTGGAGACCGTATGTCCCTTGGCATTCGTCCGGAGCACCTTTTAATGTCCGACTCTTCAGAGGCAACTATCCAAGGTGAAGTAACGATTGTTGAAAAGCTAGGGCAAGAAACACAGGTATATCTGTCAGTAGAAAGTGCCGATACTGATATTAACTTCCGTCAACCTGATACGTTAGAAGTAGAGCCGGGCGATCACTATACTATCGGTATTGATCCAAAGCGCTGTCATCTATTCCATGATGATGGCCGTGCATGTCGCCGCCTACATCAAGAAGTTGGCGCAGAGATCCCGCAAGCATAA
- the malE gene encoding maltose/maltodextrin ABC transporter substrate-binding protein MalE gives MKKALSTVALGTLVALGSFGAHASIEEGQLTIWINGDKGYNGLAEVGKRFEEDTGVKVTVAHPDGLSDRFPQVAATGDGPDIVFWAHDRFGGYAEAGLLAEIKPSKEVKDGIVDFAWDAVNYDGKIIGYPVAIEALALIYNKDLVPNPPKTWEEVAALDAKLQKDGKKAIMWNLKEPYFTWPLMAADGGYAFKFTGEGYDIKDVGIANEGVTSAMNFLHSLVEKKVISADMDYSIADSSFAKGDVAMTINGPWAWGGYDNKVNYGVTTIPTFNGKASKPFVGVLTAGISSASPNKDLAVEFIENYLLTNDGLRDVNNDKPLGAVALKSFQKELASDPRIAATMESAEHGEIMPNIPQMNNYWNSAKNAIINIVDDRQTVDAALSDAKKQMLRN, from the coding sequence ATGAAAAAAGCCCTAAGCACAGTAGCATTAGGTACTTTAGTCGCTTTAGGTTCGTTTGGAGCACACGCATCAATCGAAGAAGGTCAACTAACTATCTGGATCAACGGTGACAAAGGTTACAACGGCCTTGCTGAAGTTGGTAAGCGCTTTGAAGAAGACACTGGAGTTAAAGTAACCGTTGCTCACCCTGATGGTCTATCTGACCGCTTTCCTCAGGTAGCGGCTACTGGTGACGGCCCTGACATCGTTTTCTGGGCACACGACCGCTTTGGTGGTTACGCAGAAGCTGGCCTACTTGCTGAGATCAAACCGTCTAAAGAAGTTAAAGATGGCATTGTTGATTTTGCATGGGATGCTGTAAATTACGATGGCAAAATTATTGGTTATCCAGTTGCGATTGAAGCACTAGCACTTATCTATAACAAAGACCTAGTTCCTAACCCACCTAAGACTTGGGAAGAAGTGGCAGCCCTTGATGCAAAACTGCAAAAAGATGGCAAGAAAGCGATCATGTGGAACCTAAAAGAACCGTATTTCACATGGCCACTTATGGCGGCTGACGGCGGTTATGCGTTCAAATTCACTGGCGAAGGCTATGACATTAAAGATGTAGGTATTGCAAACGAAGGCGTTACATCGGCAATGAACTTCTTGCATAGCCTAGTTGAGAAGAAAGTGATCTCTGCTGATATGGACTACTCGATTGCAGATTCATCTTTTGCTAAAGGTGATGTAGCAATGACCATCAACGGCCCATGGGCTTGGGGTGGTTATGACAACAAAGTGAACTACGGCGTAACGACAATCCCTACCTTTAATGGTAAAGCATCTAAACCTTTCGTTGGTGTTCTAACTGCTGGTATCAGCTCTGCGTCACCAAACAAAGACCTTGCAGTTGAGTTCATCGAGAACTACCTGCTGACTAACGATGGTCTACGTGACGTAAATAACGATAAGCCTTTAGGTGCAGTTGCCCTTAAATCTTTCCAAAAAGAGCTAGCTTCTGATCCACGTATTGCTGCAACAATGGAAAGTGCTGAGCACGGTGAAATCATGCCGAACATTCCACAAATGAATAAC